The proteins below are encoded in one region of candidate division KSB1 bacterium:
- a CDS encoding Hsp20/alpha crystallin family protein: MALMRWDPLRELDLLQSEWTDLFRRALSSPWEEEGHLRPAVEVSETDDEVVVKAEVPGLDKKDLKLTVDDGTLVIRGETREEKEDKRRNFYAREIRYGAIYREVPLPAEVLPEKATAKLRKGILEVRIPKAPEASGKEIQVEVE; this comes from the coding sequence ATGGCACTGATGCGTTGGGATCCACTCCGGGAACTCGATCTTCTGCAGAGCGAATGGACGGATCTGTTCCGGAGGGCTTTGTCGAGCCCTTGGGAGGAAGAAGGGCACTTGCGACCAGCCGTTGAGGTCTCGGAGACCGACGATGAGGTCGTGGTCAAAGCTGAGGTTCCTGGCCTCGACAAGAAGGACCTGAAGCTCACGGTCGATGACGGGACTCTGGTGATCCGGGGCGAGACTCGGGAGGAGAAAGAGGACAAGAGGCGCAACTTCTACGCGCGGGAGATTCGCTACGGCGCCATCTATCGCGAGGTGCCGCTTCCTGCCGAGGTGCTCCCGGAAAAGGCTACGGCCAAGTTGCGCAAGGGCATCCTGGAAGTGAGGATCCCCAAAGCCCCTGAGGCAAGCGGGAAGGAAATTCAGGTGGAAGTCGAATGA
- a CDS encoding Hsp20/alpha crystallin family protein, which yields MLERYRSAGQLEPLRLFRDFQREVNRLFSDFFGTVGEWASYPPMAMIETKDDIIVVAELPGLEKGDFKLTLTDNTLTISGERKEEQLPEGARYLFNERIAGRFARSLTLPTLVDKDRVRAEFKNGLLRVTLPKHEETKPKEIEIR from the coding sequence ATGCTCGAGCGCTATCGTTCGGCCGGTCAGCTGGAGCCCTTGCGTCTCTTTCGCGACTTCCAAAGGGAGGTGAATCGGCTCTTCTCCGATTTCTTCGGTACGGTAGGAGAATGGGCCAGTTACCCTCCCATGGCCATGATCGAAACGAAGGATGATATCATCGTGGTGGCTGAGCTTCCTGGCCTGGAGAAAGGCGATTTCAAGCTCACGCTCACGGACAATACCCTGACCATCTCGGGTGAGCGAAAAGAGGAACAGCTACCCGAGGGGGCACGGTATCTGTTCAACGAGCGTATCGCGGGTCGCTTCGCGCGCAGCCTGACCTTGCCCACGCTTGTGGACAAAGACAGGGTCCGGGCGGAGTTCAAGAATGGCCTGCTGCGCGTGACGCTCCCGAAGCACGAGGAAACCAAGCCGAAAGAGATCGAAATCCGTTAA